In one window of Pueribacillus theae DNA:
- a CDS encoding BclA C-terminal domain-containing protein, whose amino-acid sequence MTAETNLNSVVTSTDGSNVNSDKQWVTESVRTQYASSIEAAKLTINNPNATQKQVDDSITELANATQTFNNSKQLGTKGDVNVSSASNSTGSMIHVLLGGTPIPLPNNQDLNGVTVTGANTIFTVQHAGQYELSYDIHLTAAMLVSSRIIVNGASVSSTVDSPSISKSDFNGSATVSLAAGDKINLQLYGLIAAVALDSANPTTLTIKKIN is encoded by the coding sequence GTGACAGCAGAGACCAACTTGAATTCAGTAGTGACGAGTACAGATGGTTCAAATGTTAATTCGGATAAGCAATGGGTAACAGAAAGCGTTCGTACGCAGTATGCTTCTTCTATTGAAGCTGCTAAATTAACTATTAACAATCCTAATGCAACACAGAAACAGGTCGATGACAGTATTACAGAGTTGGCAAACGCAACACAAACTTTCAACAACAGCAAGCAGTTAGGTACAAAAGGTGATGTAAATGTAAGTAGTGCATCAAATTCAACTGGATCAATGATTCATGTTTTACTTGGTGGTACTCCTATTCCATTGCCGAATAATCAAGACTTGAATGGTGTAACTGTAACTGGAGCAAATACAATATTTACAGTACAACATGCAGGTCAGTACGAACTGTCTTATGACATTCATTTAACTGCTGCTATGCTAGTCAGTTCTCGAATAATTGTTAATGGAGCTTCAGTTTCGTCTACTGTTGATTCACCAAGTATCTCAAAAAGTGATTTTAATGGGTCAGCGACTGTATCGTTAGCTGCTGGTGACAAAATAAATTTACAACTTTACGGGTTAATTGCGGCAGTTGCTCTTGATTCAGCTAACCCGACTACACTAACCATCAAAAAAATCAACTAA